CGCCTGTCAGCACAGAGACGATACGCAACGCTTTATGCCCAATCTTGAGAATCCTTGCCTGAATGCTTCGGTGTCAGGCATGACATGCTCGGCATCGACCGAGCACGACGACGACCTGGACGTACAGACGTCAGAGCCCGAACTCGCCCAGCCGCCGCTGTATAAAGTAGTGCTGCACAACGACGACTACACGCCGATGGAGTTCGTCATCGAAATACTCCAGGGCTTTTTCAACATGGATAACGAAAAGGCCGTGGAGATCATGCTGGCCGTGCACACCCAGGGCAAAGGTACCTGCGGTATTTTCACTCGCGACATCGCGGAGACGAAAAGCCATCAGGTCAACGAATACGCCCGCGAATGCGAGCATCCGCTCATGAGCGACATCGAAGCTGCCGACTGAGACAAGCGCCGGAGAACGCGCGAAAGCGCGCCGGTAAACGTTGAAAAAAAGTGGCAGTGGGGCTTGCAAGCGGGGCATTTGTACCCGATGTTGAAAGTGCCGGTCGATTAAACTGATCCGACGCAAGTCCCGGGTGAATACGCCCCGGGGAGTAGCGAAAAGGGGACTGCCATGCTGAGCAAAGAACTTGAACTGACCCTGAACACGGCCTTTACCGTGGCTCGCTCAAAGCGCCACGAGTTTATGACCGTCGAGCACCTGCTTTTAGCGCTTCTGGATAACGCGTCCGCCGTCGATGTGCTCAAAGCGTGCGGGGCCAATCTCGACAAGCTGCGGTCCGATCTGCAGGATTTCATCAATTCGACCACGCCACTGATTCCCGAAGGTCAGAGCGAGCGCGAAACCCAGCCCACGCTTGGCTTTCAACGCGTGCTTCAGCGCGCGGTTTTTCACGTACAGTCATCGGGTAAAAGCGAAGTCAGCGGCGCCAACGTGCTCGTGGCCATCTTCTCCGAGCAGGAGAGCCAAGCCGTCTACTTCCTGAAACAGCAAAACGTGGCGCGGGTCGACGCCGTCAACTACATCGCCCACGGTATTTCCAAGGTATCCGGTCACAATTCGTCGAATACATCTTCTCAGCAGGAGGGTGACGATGTGGAAGAAGCCAGTGCCGAAGGCGGCGCACACCCTCTGACCGGCTACGCCACCAACCTCAACGAGCAGGCGCGTCTGGGCAAGATCGACCCACTGATCGGGCGCGATCATGAGCTCGAGCGCGTGGTTCAGATTCTGGCGCGCCGGCGCAAGAACAACCCGCTTCTGGTCGGTGAAGCCGGCGTGGGCAAGACCGCGATCGCCGAAGGCCTGGCCAAGCGCATCGTCGAAGAGGACGTGCCAGACGTCATCGCCGACGCCGTGGTCTACTCCCTCGACATGGGCGCGCTGCTCGCTGGTACCAAGTACCGCGGCGATTTCGAAAAGCGCTTGAAAAGCCTTTTGAGTGAGCTCAAAAAGCAGCCCAATTCGATTCTCTTCATCGATGAGATTCATACCGTGATTGGCGCAGGTGCGGCCTCTGGCGGCGTGATGGACGCCTCGAACCTGTTGAAGCCGCTACTCTCCTCCGGTGAGCTTCGCTGCATCGGTTCGACCACGTTCCAGGAGTTTCGCGGTATCTTCGAGAAGGACCGCGCGCTTGCCCGGCGTTTCCAGAAGGTCGACGTGCCGGCGCCCTCGGTGGACGACACCATCAAGATCCTCAAGGGGCTGCGTTCGCGCTTTGAAGAGCATCACGAGCTCAAGTACACCGACGGGGCGCTCGAGAGCGCCGCGCGTCTGGCGGATCGCTACATCAACGACCGCCATCTGCCGGACAAGGCGATCGACGTGATCGACGAGGCGGGGGCGCATCAGCGCATGCTGCCCTCTGAGATGCGGGTCGACACCATCGATGTCGAGCAGGTCGAGGCCGTGGTGGCGTCCATCGCGCGGATCCCGCCGAAGAGCGTCTCCAGCTCCGATCGCAAGCTGCTCGAAAAGCTCGACCGCGACCTCAAGATGCTGGTGTTCGGGCAGGACGAGGCGATCGACTCGTTGGCGGCGGCCATCAAGCTCTCCCGCGCCGGGCTCAAGGCGCCGGACAAGCCGGTGGGCAGCTTCCTGTTCGCCGGCCCCACCGGTGTGGGCAAGACCGAAGTCGCCAAGCAGCTCTCGCACATCATGGGGATCGATCTGGTGCGCTTTGACATGTCCGAGTACATGGAGCGCCACACGGTGTCACGCCTGATCGGCGCGCCGCCCGGGTACGTTGGCTACGATCAGGGCGGCCTTTTGACCGAGGCGGTCAATAAACAGCCGCACTGCGTGTTGCTGCTCGACGAAATCGAAAAGGCACACCCGGAAGTCTTCAACCTGCTGCTGCAGGTGATGGATCATGGCCGCCTGACCGATAACAACGGCCGCGAGGCGGACTTCCGCCACGTCATTCTGATCATGACCTCCAACGCCGGTGCCGAACAGGCATCGCGCCGCTCGATCGGTTTCCAGACTCAGGATCACACCACGGACGCGATGGAAGTCATCCGCCGCACGTTCTCACCGGAGTTCCGCAACCGTTTGGACGGTATCATTCAGTTCAGCGCGCTTCCGATGACCGTGGTGCGCAACGTGGTCGACAAGTTCCTGATCGAACTTCAGGCTCAGCTCGACGAGAAGCGCGTACAGCTCGACGTAGACGACTCGGCCCGCGACTGGCTGGCGGACAAGGGCTACGACCCGGATATGGGCGCACGCCCGATGGCTCGCCTGATTCAGGAGAAACTGAAAAAGCCGCTGGCCGAGATGATTCTCTTCGGCGAGCTGGCCGAGCATGGCGGTACGGTGCACGTCAGTCTGGAAGAAGGGGAGCTTTCGCTTTCGACCGAAGCTGAAATGGCCGACGCCCCGTAACGGTCAACGCGTAAGATTCAACCGCGTACAGCGCCCTGTCATTGACGGGGCGTTGTCATTTTAAGGCGCCGTAAAAGAGGAGAAACGCTCGTGCTTGTGCGCGTAACGAAGGGGGCGGTTACGCCAGTTCAAATAAGCACGAAAGCGTTGGGTGTTTAGCGCGAACGGTAAACGATGCGGCCCTTGGAAAGGTCGTAAGGGGTCAGCTCTACCTTGACCTTGTCACCGGTCAGAATGCGGATGTAATTCTTGCGCATCTTGCCCGAAATGTGGGCGGTCACCACGTGGCCGTTTTCGAGCTCGACACGAAACATGGTGTTGGGAAGGGTATCGACAATGACGCCTTCCATTTCAATATGGTCTTCGCGTGCCATATAGGCAAATCCTCACTTATTTAATATCGTCGTTGCCAGTTTAACAGATTCGCTGGCACTGTGGTGGCCAAGAACTTTGCTTGTCAAAACCAGGTTTACCAAAACCAGGGTTGCCCGATACAGCCGTCGGCCAATACGAGTCAACTGGCAAAATCGTTTACAAGGGCTTGGTAAGCAGCGCTATATTGTGCCGCAAGGCTGGCGTCAAGGCAAAAAAGCGCGCCGTTTTAGCGAATGAGCGCGCGCCAGCGGCGCCCTTCCAACACCTCGAGCGGAGAAAACGCCTGCTTGTAGCGCATTTTCCGGCACTCCTCGATCCAGTAGCCCAGATACAGGTGGCACAAGTCCTGCTGCTGGCAAAGCTCGATCAGCTTCAGGATCGCAAGCGTTCCCAGTGAGCGCCGGTCGAGTTCCTCATCCACGGCGAAGAACGTGTAGATCGCCGAGAGACCGTGCTCGAGGCGATCGAACGCGGCGACACCGATCAGCCGTTCTTCCAGGTAAAGCTCCATCAGGTTGGCGTAGGGCTGGTCGAGGGTCAAAAAGGTGCGATACTGCTCCTGGCTTGGCGGGTACATGTCGCCGTCGCTATGGCGCGCGCGTATGTAGTGGGCGTAGAGCGCATAGTGGGCGTTATGGTAATGGGCGGCCACGACGCGCGTCGTGACATCGGCATTACGTTTGGAGATTTTGCGCTGGGTCCGATTGGGTTCGAACTGCGCGACGGGAATGCGCACCGACTGGCACGCCTGGCAGCCTTCACAGTGAGGCCGATACAGGTGCCGGCCGCTGCGGCGAAAGCCCAGCAGCGAAAGCGCATCGTACACGCCGTGGGAGGGGGCTTCCTTGGGGTCCAGAAACAGCGTCGTCGCTTTTTGATCCGGCAGGTAGCTGCAGGCGTGGGGCACGGTCAGAAAAAAGCGTAGATCGCGGACCGGGCCGCGGGAGGCGCTGCTGCTCACGGCTATCTCCTTGAGTGTTGACCCTCGCGTCAATAGGCGGCGGGTACGGCGTTGAGCCAGGGCGAAGCCGGAACGACCGGGTGGTGACCGGTCAGGTCGAACGCGTTTTCCGGCAGCCACTGTTCAAGATAGCTCACGAACGTCGCGCGGGCGATGGGGGCGGCACCCAAACGCTCCAGGTGTGGCGTATGCATCTGACAGTCGATCAGCGCGCCGCCGTTGTCCGCCATGGCGCGCGCCAGGTGCGCCAATGCCACCTTGGAAGCATCCGGCGCTTTCGAAAACATCGACTCGCCGAAAAATACCGGCCCCATGGCCAGTCCGTAAAGCCCGCCGACGAGTTCGTCGTCCTGGTGGACCTCGACGCTGTACGCAATGCCCAGGCTGTGAAGATGGCAATAGGCCGCGCGCATGTCCGGGTTGATCCAGGTGTCTGGCTCGCCCTGGCGGGGCGCGGCGCAGGCGTCGATCACGGCATCGAAGTGTTGATTCAGCGTCACGCGAAAGCCACCATTGCGCAGGCGCTTGGCAAGGCTTCGCCGCAGTTTGAACTGCGAAGGCGCCAGTACCATTCGCGGGTCGGGGCTCCACCAGAGCACGGGGTCGCCGTCGCTGTACCAGGGGAAGACCCCGCGGCGATAAGCCTCGATGAGCCAGCGGGGGGTCAGCGCGCCGCCGGCGGCGAGCAGGCCGTTGGGCGTGTCGAGCGCGCTGGCGGTCTCCGGAAAGGCGGGTAGTGGCGATGAAAGCCAGGGCAGCATGAAGGACTCCTTGTCGCCTTTGGAAACAGCCTTGGTGA
The window above is part of the Halomonas sp. GD1P12 genome. Proteins encoded here:
- the clpS gene encoding ATP-dependent Clp protease adapter ClpS — translated: MTCSASTEHDDDLDVQTSEPELAQPPLYKVVLHNDDYTPMEFVIEILQGFFNMDNEKAVEIMLAVHTQGKGTCGIFTRDIAETKSHQVNEYARECEHPLMSDIEAAD
- the clpA gene encoding ATP-dependent Clp protease ATP-binding subunit ClpA, which encodes MLSKELELTLNTAFTVARSKRHEFMTVEHLLLALLDNASAVDVLKACGANLDKLRSDLQDFINSTTPLIPEGQSERETQPTLGFQRVLQRAVFHVQSSGKSEVSGANVLVAIFSEQESQAVYFLKQQNVARVDAVNYIAHGISKVSGHNSSNTSSQQEGDDVEEASAEGGAHPLTGYATNLNEQARLGKIDPLIGRDHELERVVQILARRRKNNPLLVGEAGVGKTAIAEGLAKRIVEEDVPDVIADAVVYSLDMGALLAGTKYRGDFEKRLKSLLSELKKQPNSILFIDEIHTVIGAGAASGGVMDASNLLKPLLSSGELRCIGSTTFQEFRGIFEKDRALARRFQKVDVPAPSVDDTIKILKGLRSRFEEHHELKYTDGALESAARLADRYINDRHLPDKAIDVIDEAGAHQRMLPSEMRVDTIDVEQVEAVVASIARIPPKSVSSSDRKLLEKLDRDLKMLVFGQDEAIDSLAAAIKLSRAGLKAPDKPVGSFLFAGPTGVGKTEVAKQLSHIMGIDLVRFDMSEYMERHTVSRLIGAPPGYVGYDQGGLLTEAVNKQPHCVLLLDEIEKAHPEVFNLLLQVMDHGRLTDNNGREADFRHVILIMTSNAGAEQASRRSIGFQTQDHTTDAMEVIRRTFSPEFRNRLDGIIQFSALPMTVVRNVVDKFLIELQAQLDEKRVQLDVDDSARDWLADKGYDPDMGARPMARLIQEKLKKPLAEMILFGELAEHGGTVHVSLEEGELSLSTEAEMADAP
- the infA gene encoding translation initiation factor IF-1 produces the protein MAREDHIEMEGVIVDTLPNTMFRVELENGHVVTAHISGKMRKNYIRILTGDKVKVELTPYDLSKGRIVYRSR
- a CDS encoding arginyltransferase; translated protein: MSSSASRGPVRDLRFFLTVPHACSYLPDQKATTLFLDPKEAPSHGVYDALSLLGFRRSGRHLYRPHCEGCQACQSVRIPVAQFEPNRTQRKISKRNADVTTRVVAAHYHNAHYALYAHYIRARHSDGDMYPPSQEQYRTFLTLDQPYANLMELYLEERLIGVAAFDRLEHGLSAIYTFFAVDEELDRRSLGTLAILKLIELCQQQDLCHLYLGYWIEECRKMRYKQAFSPLEVLEGRRWRALIR
- the aat gene encoding leucyl/phenylalanyl-tRNA--protein transferase — protein: MLPWLSSPLPAFPETASALDTPNGLLAAGGALTPRWLIEAYRRGVFPWYSDGDPVLWWSPDPRMVLAPSQFKLRRSLAKRLRNGGFRVTLNQHFDAVIDACAAPRQGEPDTWINPDMRAAYCHLHSLGIAYSVEVHQDDELVGGLYGLAMGPVFFGESMFSKAPDASKVALAHLARAMADNGGALIDCQMHTPHLERLGAAPIARATFVSYLEQWLPENAFDLTGHHPVVPASPWLNAVPAAY